A region of the Portunus trituberculatus isolate SZX2019 chromosome 21, ASM1759143v1, whole genome shotgun sequence genome:
gAAAGGTGGGCACTACGTAGTGTATATATGAAGTGACTGTAATCAGATTATTTTGTATGACATACCAGTGGTGGAGTGTATGAAAATAAACTTACTTGAAGTGGACGTATGCAAAGTGATCCCTTCGGGCTTGAACTCCTCGTGCCACAGGGCCTGCAGCTGTGTGGTATAGGGcagcctcctcatcctccacttaTTCAGCACCATCATCACAGTCATCTGCATCAGGGAGAGGAATGCCCCTGTTCTTGCAGAAGTTGTGCAGAATAGCGCAGGCATAAATCACCTTACAGACCTTGTCGGGGGCAACGCGGACTTCATTGTGCAGGACATGAAATCTTCGCTTCCACTGCTCAATCCCTCGCTCAACCACACTTCTCGTTCTTTTGTGAGctctgaaagaaaaatgaaagagatgcTGACTACACTCACATTTTAAAGTGTTACTAGTTCTGCAGGTTAACTCATAGCAGAGATCAGAGTAATTTGAGAAAATATACTTCTAGTGGCAAACATGATTAGGCTATATCATAGTCTTAAAATACATAGGCTATCACTATCTCTATACTATCCTATAACtgagcctaacctaatctaacctaatttaactaaACATAatccaatccaacctaaccaaaccttcccTTGTCACATCACTTGTAAGTAGGAAAACTGAATTAATACATATACTATTTGGAATGAGGGCTATTTCTGAGCAAAAGAGGGTTAGACTATACCAGTCTTAAAATAATTAGGCTATCAATATCTCCATATTATCCTCTAACCTAATCTTATTTcaattaacctaacttaacctaatctaacctaacttgtctaaacttaacccaacctaaccgaacctaaccttaTAGCATTATTTATAAGTAGGAAAATTGAATTAATACATATATTTGGCATGTGAGATTAAAGGAATGATAAAGGATATTTCTGAACAAAATAGATGTTATATTAATATGAAACATGTACAATTATCTCAATGAATTGCTTACCTGTTGTAATTGGCTTGAGGACCTGCTAGCTGACGATTTGTATATGGTGTTAGGAGCCACTGCTTGAATGGATATCCACTGTCCCCAAGGAGATGGCACGGTTGTGGCACATAATTATCCTCAAATAACATTTTGAGTCCAGATTCATTCAGGATGCGGGCATCATGCACTGATCCAGGCCATTTTGCTACTATGTCCAGGATCTTGTAGGTGGCATCAAACACTACCTGAACATTGATGCTATGGTAGCGTTTCCTGTTCACATAGGCGTACTTATCATCTTTGGGTGCCACAATCCGCACGTGGGTCCCGTCAATCACGCCCACTACTCCAGGAAATCCGGCTATAGCCATGAACTCCACCTGCTTCCTCTGAACTTCTTGTCTAGTCAGTGGAAACTTCAAAAACTGGTGGAAGACACGAGGGGCAGTCAGTGCAGTGATTGTTTGCCAAATCACACGGCTGATAGTTGGCTGCGACACACCAAAATCATCTCCACTGCACCGCTGCATTTTGCCAGTGGCTAAATAACGAAGAGTTATAGCCACCTTCAGCTATGGAGGGAGTGCTTTATTTCGGCAAGTTTGACTGTGCAGTTCGTCCCTCACCAAGTCTGTCACTGCTACGATGCCAGCACGATCCAGACGGTATCTTCTGATGAGCTCAGCATCACTGAAATCCCGGAATATGTCCTTCCTATCACGAAATTTTcgccgttgttgttgtcgtgctGCCATGGCCACTCGCTACTCAGTACTTGTTAGTGTTTGTTAAGGCGCTAAAAGTCCTCGGGACCACTTGTAACTTAACAAGGCCTAACAAACATTGTTAAGCACTTTTTAGGGCTTAACAGTTTCATGTATCGCTTTTACTGTTAACGTTTGCCTAACAAGCTATTTGTTAAGGTTACGAGTAAACTGTTAGCACTAAAAGTTATATGAATCCCGTGGTGTCCCGTGATATAGTGTGGCTGTGACAGTGTTTAGAtgcgtcttctgcgcatgcgcatTGCGCGATCCGGGAGTAAACGACGCCGCGGCCTGCTGTGACAAAGTGTGGCATGGAAGCATCCAACAGGATTATAGATGCAGAAGACGCAACTAAACACTTTGTCACAGGCCACACTTTGGCATGAGACACCGGCCCAGCATTGCTACAAAGGCTGAAAGTTGTAAGCACGCACGCATACACGAACGGCCAGCTCACCCTTCCtgctcatttcctcctctcactcagcCACCAACACtgataaaacacttaaaacacaataaaatgaattaaaaacataTTAGAAATTCTGCTAACTCCcaacaaaaactctctctctctctctctctctctctcaacactacaAGTCTCCTCCTAGGTAGATAAAAACATGTTACTTCACTCACTCGCTCCTTGTATTCTGTCACACACCAGTCCACAAAATAATCTTTCCACTAACTATAATATTCATCAACTTTTCTCATATTATACTACACTACCAAAAAACTCAAATATAACGAAGTATTAATATGTGAAACGTCAAAGTTACCACATTTAAGCTGGTCTTGCCACTGGTAGTACTACAATCCCCTACTGACTACTATATGGCCTAATGTGAAGTCCTTGAAAACTTGTGTGGTTTGAAGCCTCTCATTAAAAGGTTTCCCCTAGTGTATATACATGATTATCAACATTTACTCATCTTTGACAAAATCAGGTACTCTTATTACAATATGTATACGAGCTTGAATGTCAACCCCCAACTTAGCTGAGTTCATGTTTTGGGGTATTTGATATGGCACTTTCCACATCTGTTTTTTAACTTTCAAAGACAGGCAGTCATCTGTGCAGTAATTTGTTCATTACTTCTGACTCTACAATCTCCTTGTTATCATCTATGGTCTACCTGCCTTCCTCTTTCAACTGTTACTAAGACTCTTGGCAGACTCACTATAATAGCTCCTCCGTCCTGCAGTCAGGTTAAAggttaaatacaaaaatatgtaAAGTGTATTATCTATATTTATACAAACATTGATATACACACAGTAACTCTCTATTTAcaaatgtatacatatatagctACATTCATATTATACTTTTACTTGCTGGCTATTCTATGGTTATGTAATGAATGCATTGGAGGATACCTTTTATGCTTTGAAAGCTATATTTCCATGAACACATTGTCTATAATAACAGTAATTTTGATATACACAAATGGCAGAAGCTAAAAATTTTCTTTAGGTGATTGCATAAAGCAGTGCACATATATACAGTGAAATGTCTTTAGTTCAGAATAATTAGGACCAAAAAGTGACTAAAAATGGATTTCATCAAATGATATATCGATAACAATTTATACTTGATATTGAAtcttaaaacatgaaaaaacactGTATTCAGCACACTTTTTCATAGAAGCACCTTTGGTTATCTTGTGTTAAGTGCACAGTATCTTGTTCCACTGCACCATGTAACAAATGGGCGCTTGATCTGCAAAAATTTGAGGGTATGACTGATATTCTATGATGGTTTGTATAGGTGCATGTGTTTCACACAATGAGTGGTGACCCAGGTACTGAGCCGGGCAAACACCAGAGGTAGGCTGCATGGCTACAAGTAACAAGGGGGAAAGTAAAGGCATAactgaacaagaaaataagtaaaaagctaatataaatatatatatttctaccaATTATATTCAACCACATCACTGATACTGCACTGAAAGAAAATCAtatacttaaaagaaaaaaacattacccTGATGCCTCCTAATTCTCCAATGAAAAATGGAATAGTTGTCAATTATTGTTTGTCATAACATAGGGCCTGCGTAAAGATTAGACAGCAACATGATAAACTAAAGacattttactgtgtgtgtgtgtgtatatatatatatatatatatatatatatatatatatatatatatatatatatatatatatatatatatatataaatatatcgCATAAatatactgcacacacacacacacacacacacacacacacacacacacacacacacacttatataccGGTGTGGTAAATGTGATGATGGAAAAGATGCCCATATTGGAAAGTAGTTGTATATCAATCAAAAGCTGGTAGCCATAAGTGATCTACTGGGAAGCCAAGACACCACTTACTTATCTCATGAAGCTATAATAGGCTGCCATAAGACAACAGTTTACAAGTTTCCACAGAATTATCATGTAGAGAAGAGTGAGTActcacatatgtgtgtgtgtgtgtgtgtgtgtgcatgctttTATATGCATGAATGAGCACATTTGGTGCAATCTTACTTCAAAATATCAATAGTAACCAAGAGGTCCTAAAATTGACAAGGCATCATCTCTCATTGCTGAAGGTattaagtgaaataaaaattaaaagaaatatccaCACCAATCTGGAGTGACACATAGAGTTGACTATAGTAGCAAAAGTGCACAGTTCCGCCTGAGGTAACAGCACAAGCCACATAGTTAAGTGTATCACTGAGTCATGCAGCAGCTGTGTCTGTGTAAAGTTAAGGTCTCCTTGTGGGCAGCTGGAAGACAGTGAATTCCCACACTGGTAGACTGTACTCTCATTCCACTTTCTCTACAGTTTCCTTCAGTTCTCCTTGTCTTATGATGAGATAAACTTTACATGGACCATCTGAGCAGCTCATCTCTAATGTCATACTACATGTCACTGACTCATCCAACAGTTGCACATAAATATACCAGTGAATTCAGCTTGCCATTACTTTCTAGGTTTCCATGACATGTCCCAGACTAACTCCAGCTACAAGGAATGGGACATCACAGCTTTCATCTACCCACTGGATTTGCATTCTTGCCTCTTTGTGTGATGATATATTACAATGACTACTGTGATATTTCGTTTTAGTAGCATAATGCAAGTCCATTGGTATACAAAGTTTCCTAATAGACTTTACATGAATATTGCCATTTTAGCACTAAATTACTTTACAGACACCAGGGTTACTGAAGTATGCTAGACAACAGAATAGTTATTGAATGATAGAATAGAATCCTTGCCTAGTAAAATGGGGGAAATGTCATTATATCTTCTATGatgtataaaaataaatgaaccagTTATGATATTACTAAAATTCAACAAAAGAAATCAGAAATAACAATTCTGTCAAGTAAAACTAATATAGTTTTAATGACATCACAACAGTATAAGCAGAGTTCCGTAACACACTTGTATACAGGACCATATTCCATTTGGCTCAGGGTTCTTGCAACCAATGCATAAAGCCAATGTATGGCACCTCTCCATCAAGCCTTTCATCCTATCTGAAGGCTTGCCATCACCCATGAAACCTGCTTGGCTGAACAGTCATCTATTCAGCATGTTTTTATGGAAGGAATGAACTTTACAAATATAGTGTCTGTTTCCTTACAGAAGCATTGCCCTGCCTTTGTTTTTACCCTTCCCTTGATCATAcaacatacaacacaacactcactaatTACAGTATATATTCACAAGAACGATGAAACTACCAAAATAGAACATTTATTACTCTATATTTTGTATATCAATAGCTAACAGTCTTCATCTGGCTCAGTATGCCAAGGTTTCCTTACATATAGTCATAGAGGCTCACCGAGGTGATCTCTCCATAAGCAGGAAgcaaaatgcaaaatatatatatatatatatatatatatatatatatatatatatatatatatatatatatatatatatatatatacaaaaattaatatgatGTACACATCAGGATACTTGAAATACTTATCAAACTTTAAGCTTGCATTACAGAAATAGTGAGGAGCATTTGAGCCTAAGTCACTGTGTCCAGCAGCTGCTACATAGGCTCAAGGATCTCTATCTCTCCAGCCAAGAGGAGAGTGGTAGTAGTGTCTGAGGCAGAATAAACTTTTCTTGTTGCAATGCAGCTGACGTAACACACCAGATGTCTCCATGGAAAGAGGACTGTTCACCAATGCTTGAAAAGAACCATAACCACTGCTTGGTCAGCATGGTCCAATAACAAGCAATGAGCCAAGAGCTACTGGCAGATGAGGGAGCAACTACTGCCACATACAGATGGACTAACAGTGGAGCAGGGAAGCCAGCTGCTATACCCACAATAACTAGATTTAGCAAACTAATTCCACTCATACAATTTTTCAACATCCTTGATATCTACATTTTTAAGTATACTGGAAGCAAAGTATTACTGGAACTCTTAACATATAGGAAAGGGGCATATTAATATATAATGGGGCactgatgtttttttgttttttttttttttcaaatttttgcatttgctgctgctgctgctaactgcTGAAATCTACTTTAGCTTGTTCTCTCAGTGCCACTCTACCTATCACAAAGCTTACATAAACATCACCAAAACAAAGGTATGTGGCTCATTACTAAACTCAGTCATACAAATTCCTTCAGTTAACCATTGAGCAAAACTTACTGAATAACACCAACAAAATGGCAAGgcatttatcatcttttataTGGCATAAAGTTTCTCCTTGTCTGTTAATTTCCCCGCATGACATAGTGTTCAGCAATGCAGACATTTTCAGCTGCAggataatgatatatatatatatatatatatatatatatatatatatatatatatatatatatatatatatatatatatatatatatatatatataaagcttaCTAATGAGAGATCCAGCATTAAAGATACGCAAAACTACTACCATTCTGTTCTTGACCCTCACCAAACCCACAGATTTGTGATGGAAAAATAAGCTGGTACCAAGCTCGATTACATGTATTATTTGAGAGAAAGCATTCAGAAACATGCCAAGGCTTTTGGGTTAATTACCTCATGGCCTGATTTCCACATGCCAAGCTACAAAATCCATCAACATAAAGTAAACCAGGTACTTAGATAATTTTTTCTATTAACACCACTCCAAAGAAAAATGCATACTACATACAACACCATTTTTGTGTATTGGAtatatgttttcactttctgttTGTGTTATCAAACACCACGTGGGAATGTGGCATTATACAGTAGAACTTGTTAAGTGACAATGGATAGTAGTTCCATCTTTGACTTCAGCAATGAATTCACATTCTTATCACTATTCTGAAATGTAGATGACAATTCTAGCGTAAAGAATCATGTCCAAACACTAGTGGTCTCTAAACCTTGATTCAGGATGGGAGAATGGTCAGTGCATTTACACAATATGATGTAATCAATTGAGTACCCGCCTCATCCACTTACTGATATGTTCTTTCTGTTAAATCCTTCCATTGATCCTCTGAATCACCTGGTGCTTGAGCAACATAACATTAACCCGTGACCCATTACAACCTCAGCCAACTATCACCTCACAGACTGTAAGGAATTACCTTGGTGACACTACAATGCCATATACAAACTGCTGTATTATTGCTCCAGATACTTGGGCTACTCAAAGAGTCTGGTGGCACCAAGCACTCAGTGGACTTCTACAAGAGGCCTCACACTTGCCTCAGGTAAAGCACTATCTAAGGCTTATCTGTTAGCTTCTAGTGCTGCACCTCCAACTAATACATTGAGACAACAGTGCCCAGTAACCTCAATGGATGCTCCAGGAATGACATCCATGCATTTCGTGATAAAAATACTTTCTATTTCCAGTCAGGTCCCAAATACACcacaagatgaaagaaaacagtgatgtaaaAACTAACTGAAAACATTTCTCTATTTGATTACTAATACATTACTTCAGGAACAAAATGTATTAAAGGTTCACACAGAGAATAACTCTTTAATATCAAATATGAGCCTTTACCCACTAtgacattggagagagagagagagagagagagagagagagagagagagagagagagagagagagagagagagagagagagactcttaaATCTCTTAGGAATCCATGTGTAACTAAAACTttcaaaaaatcaaacaaaacaaaataagagaataaattaCATGAAACATAATAAAGAATATGTACAAGACAGCCTTTCCTTTTGAGGTGGAAAAAtgtaatatatgtatgtgtatcgAGATTACTGAAAGGCATACCTCAGTAAGCAATTAACAGCTGGCAAGTCCCCCACACACTCCAACAGGAAATGCTTCCCTCAACTTCACAATCCTGTCGCATGACTTCCGCCATGCGGCCAGCCCAGGGTGTGCTGCCACTCAGGGCATGGAGGGGGCACAAGTGTCATATCAGAGACCAGTCAGTGCCTTAAATCCTCACTCAAAGCACCAACATTCAACAGCTTTGATAATGAAATCCTCAGAGTCTGTCAGCTGTGGGTTGTTGAAGGTCTTACAAGGCTGTGTGCGCCCTTGGTAGAGGTCTCCATCCAGCCACAGGCCAAAGTTACCACTGTAAGATGAAAGTATATTAATCTATCACTATCATTTGACTATTCTCAGAACAGAATAATTCTCCAAAATACCAGAAATTTAATTTACTATAATTACTTTCCATTTTACCAAACATTTTTAATATTCATAAAGCTAGTTAAAATAAATTTGTTTATCAATTTACCAAATGGTTTTCATTTCAAAACTGACAAACTTAAACTCAAGACCTCCTAGACTTACTCTCCTCCACCAACAATAAGGGATTCATTGTTCCCCTTGACAAAAAATGTATTCTCGCCAGTCCATGAGAAGACCTGGAATTCTGGCTGGAAGCTGAAGAGGAACGACTCGCCAGTGCCGTAGTACAGCTCGCTCACATGCAAGGAACAGGACACCACTGCCCCAAAAGTCTGTAAAATAGTCCAGCACAATGAACATGCATCAAGTGAATGCCAGTTTAGATACATAgagtatttgaaaaaaaattccatTTTCAACTGAACATCAATCCAGTTTAGATATATACATAGAGCATTTGAACAAAATTTCCATTCTCAACTGAACATCAATAGGTATATTTATCACTGAACATGAATACCCGTGCTATAATAAATTTTAGTTTTAAAATACTTTTGGATCCATTTGAAAATCTAAATTCATATTGTATTTTTAATCTTCATGTAATACAGTGTTGTTTAAAATTccaagttttcttttctatattgccATTACATCAAACAGGAAGGAAACtacacaaagacacaaacaaGCTCACATTCTTTGAATAAAAAACTTTTGGATCCATTTGAAAATCTAAATTCATATTGTATTTTTAATCTTCATGTAATACAGTGTTGTTTAAAATTCCAaggtttcttttctatattgccATTACATCAAACAGGAAGGAAACtacacaaagacacaaacaaGCTCACATTCTTTGAACAATGATGGGACTCACATTTTGCTTTGTGTCCTGGATGAAAAGCATGATTGGGGAATCAACATCATTCATCTTGCGGTACAAGGAGTTGAGACTGAAGCCATGCTGAGAGGTGCTGAAAACCAGCTTCCAAGCATACCCTTGTGCTCGAGCTGGTAACTTCTTGTACATGCTCTGTAATGGTAAGAGATCTGGTAATTCATAGACTGTATCACATACATAACAGTACCATTAGATACCATACAAAGCTATACATATTACAGATCCAATGGGATTGACCAAAGATGCAAGTACTCATACTCAGAGTTGTCTCACCTTCCTAACATTGTCGGTGATAATCTCCGAGGTGCCAACCACCTCGGGCAAGAAGGCCTCCAAGTCCAGACTGGTGAGTGAAGATGAGGAATAAAGAGCACGACGCAGCTCCTCACTCATAGAAACAACCTGGAGACAGTCGACATCAACTATTAATTGGGCTTGACACTAGTAAACACTTCACAACTCTAGTGCA
Encoded here:
- the LOC123507199 gene encoding putative nuclease HARBI1, with protein sequence MQRCSGDDFGVSQPTISRVIWQTITALTAPRVFHQFLKFPLTRQEVQRKQVEFMAIAGFPGVVGVIDGTHVRIVAPKDDKYAYVNRKRYHSINVQVVFDATYKILDIVAKWPGSVHDARILNESGLKMLFEDNYVPQPCHLLGDSGYPFKQWLLTPYTNRQLAGPQANYNRAHKRTRSVVERGIEQWKRRFHVLHNEVRVAPDKVCKVIYACAILHNFCKNRGIPLPDADDCDDGAE